CTTTCCGATGGGAGAGGGAGATGACGGAGATTGCAGCACCAAAGTTTCCGCAGGTCCTGTAGCTTTGAGAGAATACAATGTCGGCTTCACAGCGCACATTCTTTAAATCCCTGAATAAATGACGGGAGTACTGTTCCCTGAAGCAGACGTCGTTGCAGCGCCTGAATATCTTATGATATTCCCGCAGATAATTTTCGTCAGTGTAGGGTCCGAAGTTGATACCAAGCATAAATTTCCTTCGGGAAACCTTCAGGTATTGATGCATCTCAGCAATCTTACGGTACCAGTTCAAGGGCTGCATGAACATGGAACCGCCGATCAGAATAAATGTATTGCAGCGTTTAATTCCCCGTACGCTGTCCTGGCTGTAAATTTTTACATTATTGTACCGGCCGCAAAAGTTTTTGGCGGAGGCAGATTGCAGAAGCACCGTAAATTCCACGTCTTTATATCTGTTTACCAGAATGTCAAAAAAGATATCGTCGCCCACATTGCCGTTTCCGTAGAAGTAAACCAGTACGTCTGCAGAGATCATCTGGTCGCGTCTGATGATCTCTGCAAGCTGGCTGTCCCGTGTCCCTTTTCCGGGAGTATATGCAGCCAGAGACGACTGTACCGTGATTAAATGATATTTTTTAATCAGTTGATCCTGGAATGCCATAGTATCCCTGCTGCCTGCCGATATCCGGTTAAAGATAATATGATCTCCATAAAATGACCGGAGCGTCTGGAAGAAGGACGCTGCCAGCTGTTTTATATGATTCAGAGACCGGGAAGTTAAAATGTCGACATTTTCGCTGAAGGCAAACATATCCACGATGATCCAGCCCATATGGCGCCTGAGAAGCCTGCTGGTGCGGTCAGGGTCCGTATGCAGCGCATTGGTGTATTTGATTTTGATATGTGCCTGCACGCGGTAGGCTTCCGGACTGGCGAGCACCAGATTTCTGGACAGATAGCTGCCCCACACGTCGACGGGTGCGATGGAGTGCTGAAGGCTGTATTTGCCGAGCGCTTTTTTCAGAGAAAACGCAGAACGGCACCCTGCGATGTTATAAAACTGATGCGGAGGAAGGAGGCACTTTGCGGCACTGCGGTAACTTCCCTTCTGATAAAGCACCCATGCATTCCAGAAGTCTTCAAGATTCTGCAGGTTAATATATTCGGGCGTGATAAGTCCTTCCTCGCGGTAAAGCTTTTTCAGTTTCGTCAGCAGTATATCTCGGATACCGAGATTCTCCCGGAAGATCAATGACAGATCCGACAGTTCCTCTGCAAATTTATCAGACTGAACAAGCTCTGCCAGTGTGAGCAGTGCTTTTAATTCCCGGCACGCTGAAAAATCAAAAGTCTCCAGCAGATCATGCAGGGAAACGGCGTTTTGGACGGCCATTTTTGATATTTCATGCCTGTATTTTCTGACTGTTTCTCTATTTAAAGCGGGAACGATCTGGTCAATCATGGTATCTGTATAAAGGGGATCATGGTAGTCGAAGCTGTGATAAGTATAGTATGCAAGCCATCGCTCAAGCAGAAGTCCGTAATCACGTGTATCCCATACGGACTGCTGAACATTCTGAAGGATAATATTCTGAAAGATTGTTTTCAGATGTGCAAAGAAATATGGTTCGTAGGAAAGAATGGGACCGTAATCCTTGTTCTGCAGGTCCAGGTAATAGAACCTGGCGATATCAATGACGACAGGTTTGATCTGTCCTGTCAGCCATTCTTCGGTTTCGGCAAGCGTACGGTTGATCAGCTCTCTGTTTTTGCGGTATATTGTACTGACACGACCCCGGTCGACAGCCTTTTGCGGATAAAAAGTCCTGACGAGAACAACTCTTGACGGATCAAGAGAGGATTTAATAACTGTAATGTATTCGGACAGGCGGTCACGGATCTCCGGTACGGTTTCTGTCAGAACAGCATCGTGGATAAAGTCTGCCAGCTCGAGGATGAGCCAGGTTTTTTCACCAGGACATAACTTTGACTGGAGTTTGGATGGATCAGGAGCTGTAAGGGGGATTCTGCACGGTGTGATACCCGGTGAAAAGCTATTACCGTCACAGATGACATGATTCAGCATTTCCGATCCCAATATGATTAATTTCAATATATTTTCCCCCTCTCATACTGAATCAAGTATAGCATCTGGATTTCGGGAAAGTCAATCAGTGTCAGGGCTGATCAGTCCGCAGCTATTTTTTCGATTTCAGATACCGGCACAGATAATCTGTAAACGCCCGATCTTCTCCGTCCTGCAGAGGATTGATGTTATACAGTTCCTTGATCTTATTGAGGTGGAAGATCAGGGTGTTTTTGTGGATGTGCAGGGATCTGCTGCTCTCCACCAGGTTATAGTTGCAGCTGTTCAGCGCCGTGATGATCTCGACAAAATCCTGTCTCAGTGAATCAGACATCAGATCACCCAGAGAATTAAATACTCCGTACATCTCGAGGGCGGGAATCTGGGACTGTATATATTCATTCATATAATCATAAAAATAGCATCGCGGATTTTCATAGTCCCGGAGCCAGGTACAGTGCCGGTAAGAAAACTTGTAATTCTCCAGTTTGTTCTGCATGCTGCCGATGTAATACTGACACGGAATCTGTTTTTTCAGAAGCTTTTCGTAGACCGGGATCAGAAAATCCCGGATATGATTTTTATATTCCGTAAAGAGCTGATTCAGCGGTTTGTCCATGCTTTTGAAGAGAACAATCTCCTGTCTCTTGCTGATAAAGGCGATGTCCTGCTGGGTAAATCCCGGACTGCTGTATAAAATATCCAGGACATTCTGGCGGCTGCAGTCCTCATCGATCACCTCGAAAATAATGGCAAATCGCGGTATGCCGGGGTCAATCATCTGATGCCGTGCCATCAGGTGGATCTTGTCGGTATCCTTGGAATCAGATTTTAAAAGCAGACTGCAGAATTCGTCTCTCTCGTTATTTTTCTGATCCATCTCTTCTTTATACACCTCATGCTCCAGCATGGCTTCTATGGTGATCTTTGCCATGGTGATAATGTCCATCACTTCCTCCGGAATTCCCGTGATACCGATGCCCCCTACGATCCGGTTGTTGTTCATAATGATCATATCGACCCCGTTCTTGACGCCGAGGTATTTTTTTACATCTTCAGGATGCACCGTAATATAAGGAAGTCCCTGTGTGATCATATTATAGGAAGCTTCATGGAAGACACCGACGCGCTCTTTCTCTGTTGCCGCGATGATGATCCCCTCAGTATTGAATACCATAAATTTCAAATCCGTATATTCGCTGATCTTTTCGATAAAGCGCTGTGCAAATTCTTTTTCCAGCATGGCGTAAATTCTCCGTTAATATATGCAGGTTTCTCTGTATGTCTTATATTTTAGTCTATTGAAACAAGGAATGCAATCAAATCTCCTGCATTGTGACAAGAATACAAAAAAATCTACAAAAAAATAGAATATCGTCATAAATGACGATGTTACGCCGATACAATCTAACTTGTGAAATTTTGAAACATAATAATATATACAAAAACGTAAAAGTAAGATATTATATGAATGTAGATTAAAAATTCTAAAATCTTGCAAAATACACATCGTTATTTTCGATTTGTTTATTGTATTGCAAAGAGGAACAATGCATCTTGCGGGTTTTAGTTGTATCGGGAATACATTACAGATAGGAGGATACGTATATGAATTCACGCGAAAGATTGAAAATGGCACTGGACCACAAAGAACCTGACCGCATTCCGCTTGATCTGGGATCAGGGCATGCCTGCAAATTTACCAAATATTTTTATGTGAAACTGCTGGATTATTTTGGATTAAAAGAGGAACAGCTCGAGATCTGCCAGACACCGTACCAGTTAGTATACGCATCCGACAAGGTAATGGATCTTTTGAAATGTGACGTCAGAAATGCAAGGGTCAAATATCAGAAGGATTATGTAAGCCCTTACGTAAAGAACTGGGAAGATGAACATTATACCTATTATACGAATGATTTCGGCACAACTTACAGGATGCCTAAGAAGAACGGCCTGTATTATGACCTGTATGACTGCGCGCTTAAGGGATCAGAGAGTGCGGAGGAAGACGCGAAGTATATTTTCCCGAAACCAAACCGCCTTGTGCCGGGCACCAGAAAGGAACTTGAGGATTATCGTGCGGCAGGATTTGCCACCACGACATGCCAGGTGTTTGGCAATGGTTTTATGCAGACGGGACCTCTGGTCTGGGGGTATGAAGACTGGCTGGCAATGATGCTGGCGGAGCCGGAGAGATGCGAACCGTTTATTCAGGAGCTGTATGACAAGAAGATTGAGTGGTACGGATATCTGTTTGATGAGTATGACGGACTGCTGGATGTCACAGCAGAGGCGGATGATTTCGGCACACAGAGGGGGACCTTCTGCTCACCGGAGATCCTGCGCGAGCTGGTATTCCCATTCCATAAAAAACTGAATGAGTTTATTAAGAAACGTCAGCCGGGAATCAAGACGACACTGCATACCTGCGGATCCGTGACTTCTGTCATACCGGATATCATAGAGGCAGGCTATGACTGTCTGAATCCTGTTCAGATCGCCGCGGCAAATATGGAGCCGGAAAGACTGAAGAGAGAATTCGGAAATGACATCGTATTCTGGGGCGGCGGCATCAATACGCAGGCGACACTCCCGAACGGAACTCCGGAAGAGGTGCGCGAGGAGACCAAGCGGAACATGGAACTGTTTGCACCGGGCGGTGGTTTTGTATTCTCACCGGTACATAATATCCAGGATGACGTTCCTGTTGAGAACTTCATGGCGATGTGGGAGACGTTCCAGGATAACTGCAAATATTAACGGGGCTTAAATAAGGGGGACAACATGGAAAAAAATATTAATAATATTTCCGGACGGCTTGAGAGACTTCCTACGTGCTCGGTACAGTGGAAACAGTGGCTGTGCCACGAAATCTGCTGGATCCTGGGATCGGTCGGACTGGGCACGACAACCTTCTGTATGACAAACATTGCCGCGGAATATGGTTTTGATTCGACGACAAAAGGTCTGGTGGCAACGATCGTTTATATCGGTATGTTTCTGGGTGCGACGATCTCCGGTTTACTGGCGGACAAAATCGGCCGTAAGAAAATGCTGATCACGGCGATCTGTCTGTGGTCCATCTCCAGCCTGCTCATTGCGATAACGAGCAGCGTCACACTGTTCTGGCCGCTGCGCCTGATCCTTGGCTTCGGCATGGGTGCACATTTTCCGTGTACACAGTCAATGCTGGCGGAACTGTTTCCAGCAAAGAGCCGCGGCCGCTGTATCTGCCTGCTGGAAGGCGGTTATCCGCTTGCATGCATCGTTGCCGGGCTGTATGGATGGATTCTTCAGATGTTCTTCCCGTGGCGCGCAGTATTCCTGGCCCAGGGACTTGGCGGACTGTGCATTTTCATCGTCATTTTCCTGATTCCTGAATCGGCGAGATGGCATGAAATGAAAGGAAATATAGAGGAGGCAAAGCGCATTGTATCCAATTATGAGGATAAGGTAAAGGCATGCATAGGCAAGGCACTGGCCCCGATTCCAGACCCGGTGGCAGAAGTTGCCGACAATTCAGGCAAATCCAAGTTTGCTCAGCTGTTTGAATCCAAAGATCAGACGCGGAAAACTCTGACCATGTGGATCTTATGGTTCTGTGTATTGTTTGGTCATTATGGGCTCAACACATGGATTTCGGACCTCCTGGTTGGAAAGGGTTTTGATGTGGTGAAGTCCAATGGTTTTGTAATTC
The Ruminococcus gauvreauii genome window above contains:
- a CDS encoding polysaccharide pyruvyl transferase family protein, coding for MKLIILGSEMLNHVICDGNSFSPGITPCRIPLTAPDPSKLQSKLCPGEKTWLILELADFIHDAVLTETVPEIRDRLSEYITVIKSSLDPSRVVLVRTFYPQKAVDRGRVSTIYRKNRELINRTLAETEEWLTGQIKPVVIDIARFYYLDLQNKDYGPILSYEPYFFAHLKTIFQNIILQNVQQSVWDTRDYGLLLERWLAYYTYHSFDYHDPLYTDTMIDQIVPALNRETVRKYRHEISKMAVQNAVSLHDLLETFDFSACRELKALLTLAELVQSDKFAEELSDLSLIFRENLGIRDILLTKLKKLYREEGLITPEYINLQNLEDFWNAWVLYQKGSYRSAAKCLLPPHQFYNIAGCRSAFSLKKALGKYSLQHSIAPVDVWGSYLSRNLVLASPEAYRVQAHIKIKYTNALHTDPDRTSRLLRRHMGWIIVDMFAFSENVDILTSRSLNHIKQLAASFFQTLRSFYGDHIIFNRISAGSRDTMAFQDQLIKKYHLITVQSSLAAYTPGKGTRDSQLAEIIRRDQMISADVLVYFYGNGNVGDDIFFDILVNRYKDVEFTVLLQSASAKNFCGRYNNVKIYSQDSVRGIKRCNTFILIGGSMFMQPLNWYRKIAEMHQYLKVSRRKFMLGINFGPYTDENYLREYHKIFRRCNDVCFREQYSRHLFRDLKNVRCEADIVFSQSYRTCGNFGAAISVISLSHRKELEQYQETYIRSMTVLCRDIIREGLPVRLLCFCVNEKDNVAAEAIWDNLNESERAMTEKVFYHGNLNEFLQIMGGVKYLIGTRFHANVLGFLMQKTVYPVVYSQKTVHMLEDAGFSGACGDIRHSERISWGAVKQNEGSGLKNLDSLKTSAGRQFASLDAHFSKRHS
- a CDS encoding sugar diacid recognition domain-containing protein; this encodes MLEKEFAQRFIEKISEYTDLKFMVFNTEGIIIAATEKERVGVFHEASYNMITQGLPYITVHPEDVKKYLGVKNGVDMIIMNNNRIVGGIGITGIPEEVMDIITMAKITIEAMLEHEVYKEEMDQKNNERDEFCSLLLKSDSKDTDKIHLMARHQMIDPGIPRFAIIFEVIDEDCSRQNVLDILYSSPGFTQQDIAFISKRQEIVLFKSMDKPLNQLFTEYKNHIRDFLIPVYEKLLKKQIPCQYYIGSMQNKLENYKFSYRHCTWLRDYENPRCYFYDYMNEYIQSQIPALEMYGVFNSLGDLMSDSLRQDFVEIITALNSCNYNLVESSRSLHIHKNTLIFHLNKIKELYNINPLQDGEDRAFTDYLCRYLKSKK
- a CDS encoding uroporphyrinogen decarboxylase family protein; amino-acid sequence: MNSRERLKMALDHKEPDRIPLDLGSGHACKFTKYFYVKLLDYFGLKEEQLEICQTPYQLVYASDKVMDLLKCDVRNARVKYQKDYVSPYVKNWEDEHYTYYTNDFGTTYRMPKKNGLYYDLYDCALKGSESAEEDAKYIFPKPNRLVPGTRKELEDYRAAGFATTTCQVFGNGFMQTGPLVWGYEDWLAMMLAEPERCEPFIQELYDKKIEWYGYLFDEYDGLLDVTAEADDFGTQRGTFCSPEILRELVFPFHKKLNEFIKKRQPGIKTTLHTCGSVTSVIPDIIEAGYDCLNPVQIAAANMEPERLKREFGNDIVFWGGGINTQATLPNGTPEEVREETKRNMELFAPGGGFVFSPVHNIQDDVPVENFMAMWETFQDNCKY
- a CDS encoding MFS transporter, which codes for MEKNINNISGRLERLPTCSVQWKQWLCHEICWILGSVGLGTTTFCMTNIAAEYGFDSTTKGLVATIVYIGMFLGATISGLLADKIGRKKMLITAICLWSISSLLIAITSSVTLFWPLRLILGFGMGAHFPCTQSMLAELFPAKSRGRCICLLEGGYPLACIVAGLYGWILQMFFPWRAVFLAQGLGGLCIFIVIFLIPESARWHEMKGNIEEAKRIVSNYEDKVKACIGKALAPIPDPVAEVADNSGKSKFAQLFESKDQTRKTLTMWILWFCVLFGHYGLNTWISDLLVGKGFDVVKSNGFVILMYLPAIPGYLIATYLVEIVGRKKMIFSYLILAAVFSYMYGGATSMTQIIIFGGLLQMFSFGIWSLIYTYASEVFPTRIRGIGTGTTSSAGRMASLIAPTLFGAMMQANMPQIYIFILASVVFVIGAVSTLVFGTETKGRSVEEINR